In Acipenser ruthenus chromosome 15, fAciRut3.2 maternal haplotype, whole genome shotgun sequence, a genomic segment contains:
- the LOC117422880 gene encoding pseudouridylate synthase RPUSD2-like codes for MSRSVLRIGIPYWTRQLVKTRSEPNPIRSVSSSSGFCKEQQAQNQRSKGTRYKQETRTRVPVQIRRDSDSKATEPGVKRVRSEPARTLWYQNQRYPLTLRGFTTRIGAGPRCSSDYSAIRGIRTRQMDKAENSGPEPTTEEKREPSTITPDSGIPEPAQKRKSDETEEPGRRRGKRRRGAGGKKLAPGERYVPPPQKRNPGVSFSQEHFQETSYYFEGGLRKVRPYYFDFQTYCKGRWVGKTLLEVFSSEFRAEPIEYYRQAAAAGRIRLNEQPVRDLGIVLKNNDFLRNTVHRHEPPVSARPLEVLSEEAGLVVVDKPASLPVHPCGRFRHNSVLFLLGKERGLGGLHTVHRLDRLTSGVLLLARTLEASQRLDQLVRDRELEKEYVCRVRGQFPEGEVVCEEPILVVSYKVGVCRVDPRGKPCRTVFRRLHWDSRSGSSVVSCLPLTGRTHQIRVHLQFLGHPITNDPIYSSPVWGPEGGRGGRVGLSNEELLRALVEEHRANESLYLLDIVEGELDKGGQPQGTTRQGLGLSEGGAGTCQAGGNVFNEGAGSGAPAHQTQSDHSINKGTGKDSGCCGVPEGTSCAQGVPPADATDLKETAAENPIPRGDAAGESAQRTAGEMQAGTEADAPGSPPVKDPLCSECRIVRQDPTEKELVMYLHALRYKGPDFEYSTRLPEWAREDWQED; via the exons ATGTCCAGATCTGTCCTCCGCATCGGAATCCCATACTGGACCAGGCAGTTGGTCAAAACACGATCTGAACCGAATCCCATCCGGTCTGTGAGCAGTAGCTCAGGCTTCTGCAAGGAGCAACAGGCACAGAACCAGCGATCCAAAGGGACCCGGTAtaaacaggaaactagaactaGGGTGCCGGTGCAAATCCGACGTGACAGCGACAGCAAAGCAACTGAACCGGGCGTGAAGCGGGTTCGATCCGAGCCAGCAAGGACACTCTGGTATCAGAACCAGCGTTACCCATTAACATTGCGAGGCTTTACTACCCGAATTGGAGCCGGGCCGCGATGCAGTTCTGATTACAGCGCAATTCGGGGAATCAGAACGCGTCAGATGGATAAAGCTGAGAATTCAGGTCCAGAACCTACAACAGAAGAGAAACGCGAACCCAGTACCATTACTCCCGACAGCGGGATCCCCGAACCGGCGCAGAAACGGAAAAGCGACGAGACCGAGGAGCCAGGACGCCGCCGCGGCAAGAGGCGGAGAGGCGCCGGGGGGAAGAAGCTCGCTCCTGGGGAGAGATACGTACCCCCGCCGCAGAAGCGCAACCCGGGCGTCAGCTTCAGCCAGGAGCACTTCCAGGAGACGAGCTATTACTTCGAGGGCGGGCTCCGCAAGGTGCGCCCGTACTACTTTGACTTCCAGACCTATTGCAAGGGGCGCTGGGTCGGCAAGACTCTGCTGGAGGTGTTCAGCTCGGAGTTCCGGGCCGAGCCCATCGAGTATTACCGACAGGCAGCGGCAGCCGGCCGGATCAGACTCAACGAGCAGCCCGTGCGGGACCTGGGCATCGTACTGAAG AACAATGATTTCCTGCGGAACACGGTTCACCGTCACGAGCCCCCGGTGAGCGCCCGTCCCCTGGAGGTGCTGTCGGAGGAGGCTGGTCTGGTGGTGGTGGACAAGCCGGCCTCTCTGCCCGTGCACCCCTGCGGCCGCTTCCGTCACAACAGCGTGCTGTTCCTGCTGGGCAAGGAGCGCGGGCTGGGGGGGCTGCACACCGTGCACCGGCTCGATCGTCTCACCTCCGGGGTCCTGCTCCTCGCTCGCACCCTGGAGGCATCGCAGAGACTGGACCAGCtcgtgagagacagagag cTGGAGAAGGAGTATGTGTGCCGGGTGCGAGGGCAGTTCCCTGAGGGAGAGGTTGTGTGCGAGGAGCCCATCCTCGTAGTGTCCTACAAG gTGGGTGTGTGTCGCGTGGACCCTCGTGGAAAGCCGTGTCGCACAGTGTTCCGCCGGCTCCACTGGGACAGTCGCAGTGGCTCCAGCGTGGTCAGCTGCCTGCCCCTCACAGGACGGACGCACCAGATCCGCGTGCACCTGCAGTTCCTGGGGCACCCCATCACAAACGACCCCATCTACAGCTCCCCCGTCTGGGGGCCCGAGGGGGGCCGGGGGGGGCGCGTGGGCCTCAGCAACGAGGAGCTGCTCCGGGCTCTGGTGGAGGAACACCGGGCTAACGAGAGCCTGTATCTCCTGGACATCGTGGAGGGGGAACTCGACAAGGGAGGACAGCCACAGGGTACGACACGCCAGGGGCTGGGGTTAAGTGAGGGTGGCGCGGGGACATGTCAGGCTGGAGGAAATGTTTTCAATGAGGGTGCTGGCTCTGGTGCGCCTGCTCATCAAACTCAAAGCGATCACAGCATAAATAAAGGGACAGGAAAGGATTCAGGCTGCTGTGGCGTGCCTGAAGGAACTTCGTGTGCGCAGGGAGTTCCTCCGGCTGACGCCACAGACCTCAAGGAAACAGCGGCAGAAAATCCTATTCCTCGTGGCGATGCAGCCGGGGAGAGTGCACAGCGGACAGCAGGGGAGATGCAGGCCGGCACTGAGGCGGACGCCCCGGGCTCGCCCCCGGTTAAGGACCCCCTGTGCAGCGAGTGTAGGATTGTGAGGCAGGACCCCACCGAGAAGGAGCTGGTTATGTATTTACATGCGTTGCGATACAAAGGACCCGACTTTGAGTACTCCACCAGATTGCCTGAATGGGCTCGGGAGGACTGGCAGGAGGACTGA